Genomic window (Candidatus Eisenbacteria bacterium):
AGTCCCGTCAGGTCGCACACCATCGACTGGAACTCGAAGATCGTCATCAGCGTTCCCTGCGCGACCTCGGGTTGATAGGGCGTGTACGCCGTGTAGAACTCGCTGCGCAGCTGCATGTGCTGCACGACCGCGGGGATGTCATGGTCGTAAAGCCCGCCGCCCAGGAACGACGGCGTCAGGTTGGGGTCGTAGTTCGCCAGGGCCGCCTCGTTGAACAGCCGGCGCAACTCCAGCTCGGTCTGCCCGGGCGGCACATCGACAGGCCCCTTCAGACGCAGCGACTCGGGAAGCGCCGTGACCAGGTCCTCGAAACGCTCCACGCCGATCGAACGGAGCAGCTCCTTCTCCTCCTGGGAGCCGTATCCCGTATACGGCATCAGGCGCCCCCGTCCAGGCCGCGAACGATCTCCTCGTAGGCCTCCGGCGTCAGCAAATCGTCCATCTGGCCGGGCCGCGCGAGGCGCGCGCGAATCATCCATCCTTCGCCATGAGGGCTCTTGTTGACGATCGAAGGATCGCTCTTGACCGCCTCGTTCACCTCGACGACCTCCCCGTCGATGGGGCTGAAGAGATCGCTCACGGTCTTGACGGCTTCGATCGTTCCGAACGGCTGCATCTGCGTGAGCGTCAGTCCGGTTGACGGCAGCTCCACGAAGACGATGTCGCCCAGAGCCCCCTGGGCGTAGTCGGTGATCCCGATCTTCACATGGTCGGGCCCGTCCGGCCGGATCCACTCGTGCTCATTCGTGTAACGGCAGTCCTTCGGGATCATCCCTCCCCCTTCCCCACCCTAGCGGTGCGATCC
Coding sequences:
- the gcvH gene encoding glycine cleavage system protein GcvH — its product is MIPKDCRYTNEHEWIRPDGPDHVKIGITDYAQGALGDIVFVELPSTGLTLTQMQPFGTIEAVKTVSDLFSPIDGEVVEVNEAVKSDPSIVNKSPHGEGWMIRARLARPGQMDDLLTPEAYEEIVRGLDGGA